One stretch of Paenibacillus sp. FSL R5-0341 DNA includes these proteins:
- a CDS encoding GPR1/FUN34/YaaH family transporter, whose amino-acid sequence MQTDSQTKVKIVNADPSAMGLFGLAIVTLVASSQKLGITEGLSYAIPWAIFLGAFAQLFACIQDSKRNNTFGTTAFGAYAFFWFAMAANWMIKMGVFGSTLAEQADGKQLGFAFAGYLVFTLFMTIGAIEANKVLLIIFILIDFLFLGLTFDAFGVAPHIFHTIAAYAELAIGIVSLYGTGASVLNAHFGYAFLPIGKPSGIFKPKA is encoded by the coding sequence ATGCAGACCGATTCACAGACTAAAGTCAAAATTGTTAATGCCGATCCCAGCGCAATGGGATTATTTGGGTTGGCAATTGTAACCCTGGTCGCTTCTTCCCAGAAGCTTGGCATTACAGAAGGACTTAGCTACGCTATTCCTTGGGCAATCTTCCTGGGTGCATTTGCCCAGTTATTCGCATGCATTCAAGATTCCAAACGTAACAATACTTTTGGCACAACAGCTTTTGGCGCTTATGCATTCTTCTGGTTCGCTATGGCTGCCAACTGGATGATCAAAATGGGCGTATTCGGTTCCACGCTTGCTGAACAGGCCGATGGCAAGCAGCTCGGATTTGCTTTTGCCGGATACCTGGTATTCACCCTGTTCATGACGATCGGTGCTATTGAAGCGAATAAAGTATTGCTTATCATCTTCATTCTGATTGACTTCCTGTTCCTTGGCTTGACCTTTGACGCTTTCGGCGTAGCTCCTCACATTTTCCACACCATTGCAGCATACGCTGAACTGGCGATCGGAATTGTGTCCCTGTATGGTACAGGCGCTTCGGTACTGAACGCCCACTTCGGTTATGCGTTCTTGCCGATCGGCAAACCGTCCGGCATTT